The Antennarius striatus isolate MH-2024 chromosome 11, ASM4005453v1, whole genome shotgun sequence genome window below encodes:
- the LOC137603695 gene encoding carbohydrate sulfotransferase 15-like isoform X1 produces MSPLDCKYGKHLDYSLRSLTTAMDYGKTPVKTFLYFRNTHLDDKVAPMWWLTYSWSMSKVKVLSFLMGLTVTFVIIASYIITWNNKGLFCTLLPVQFRPVVVLTSTASTDISFGNNSIDMKLLVKIIASKLDYTPRKVPDEKEIFETDSHLFSVFPRQFLPGIKSPCWYKEYNASSSKPYRRNLYRLHSRKFRAVCDHLRMNFSQRLHYQNGKMFRLRCLPFFYIIGQPKCGTTDLYHRLLLHPEVKFNTLKEPHWWTRKRFGPLLVESQKRVPLEDYLDLFDLAAHNIQEVIRGHSSGDQRALQFITGEASASTMWDNRVLHNLRKDKDESEPPFLAQDFIHTVQPNAKIIIILRDPVERLYSDYLYFQRGNKSTEDFHQRVVESVQWFQSCLLENSLRTCVYNASLVEPMPLRFVLGMYVAYLLDWLTVFHKEQILVIRLEDYAANLNGTLKKVFDFLDLDPLSEQQMATLINMPTSNSRRKEDVTLGPMLPATRNLLREFHQPFNHKLASVLDNKAFLWSNA; encoded by the exons ATGTCACCATTAGACTGCAAATATGGGAAACACCTGGACTACAGCCTCCGCAGTTTGACCACAGCTATGGACTATGGCAAAACACCggtcaagacatttttgtattttaggaATACACATCTGGATGACAAAGTGGCTCCCATGTGGTGGCTAACTTACTCTTGGAGTATGTCAAAAGTAAAAGTGCTCAGTTTTCTGATGGGCTTGACAGTAACGTTTGTCATCATTGCTTCCTATATCATAACGTGGAATAATAAAGGACTTTTTTGCACCCTCCTGCCTGTTCAGTTCAGACCTGTGGTTGTCCTGACAAGTACAGCATCAACAGATATTTCCTTTGGAAATAATTCAATAGACATGAAACTACTGGTGAAGATTATTGCATCCAAATTGGATTACACACCCAGAAAGGTGCCTGATGAAAAGGAAATCTTCGAAACGGACTCCCAT TTGTTCTCTGTATTTCCTCGTCAATTCCTACCAGGCATCAAGAGCCCTTGCTGGTATAAGGAGTACAACGCATCCAGCAGTAAGCCGTACAGGAGGAACCTCTACAGGCTGCATTCCCGGAAATTCAGAGCAGTCTGTGACCATCTGAGGATGAACTTTAGCCAGCGCTTACACTATCAAAATGGCAAGATGTTTCGTCTACGCTGCTTGCCCTTCTTCTACATCATCGGCCAACCAAAGTGTGGAACGACTGATTTGTACCACAGGCTGCTTCTGCATCCAGAGGTCAAGTTTAACACGTTGAAAGAGCCACACTGGTGGACCAGGAAACGCTTCG GTCCTCTGCTTGTAGAAAGTCAGAAAAGGGTTCCGTTGGAAGATTACCTGGATTTATTTGACTTGGCAGCCCACAACATCCAAGAAGTAATCAGAGGACATTCATCTGGAGACCAGCGTGCACTCCAGTTCATAACAG GTGAAGCGAGTGCATCCACTATGTGGGACAACAGAGTATTGCACAACCTGCGTAAAGACAAGGATGAGTCAGAACCCCCATTCCTGGCCCAGGACTTCATCCACACAGTCCAGCCAAATGCCAAAATCATCATCATACTAAGAGATCCAGTAGAGAG GCTTTATTCTGATTACTTGTACTTTCAAAGGGGCAACAAGTCAACAGAGGACTTCCATCAGAGGGTTGTGGAGTCTGTACAGTGGTTTCAGTCCTGCTTGTTGGAGAACTCACTTCGTACATGTGTCTATAACGCCAGTCTTGTTGAACCTATGCCG TTGAGGTTTGTTTTGGGAATGTATGTGGCCTACCTACTGGACTGGCTGACAGTTTTCCACAAGGAGCAGATTCTAGTTATTCGACTAGAGGACTACGCAGCCAACCTTAATGGGACATTGAAGAAAGTTTTTGATTTTCTGGATTTGG ATCCTCTCTCAGAGCAACAAATGGCAACACTGATCAATATGCCCACGTCTAACAGCAGGCGGAAGGAGGACGTCACCCTGGGTCCAATGCTTCCAGCCACCAGAAACCTCCTCAGGGAATTTCACCAGCCCTTTAACCATAAACTGGCTAGTGTGTTGGACAACAAGGCCTTCCTCTGGAGTAACGCATGA
- the LOC137603695 gene encoding carbohydrate sulfotransferase 15-like isoform X2 yields the protein MKLLVKIIASKLDYTPRKVPDEKEIFETDSHLFSVFPRQFLPGIKSPCWYKEYNASSSKPYRRNLYRLHSRKFRAVCDHLRMNFSQRLHYQNGKMFRLRCLPFFYIIGQPKCGTTDLYHRLLLHPEVKFNTLKEPHWWTRKRFGPLLVESQKRVPLEDYLDLFDLAAHNIQEVIRGHSSGDQRALQFITGEASASTMWDNRVLHNLRKDKDESEPPFLAQDFIHTVQPNAKIIIILRDPVERLYSDYLYFQRGNKSTEDFHQRVVESVQWFQSCLLENSLRTCVYNASLVEPMPLRFVLGMYVAYLLDWLTVFHKEQILVIRLEDYAANLNGTLKKVFDFLDLDPLSEQQMATLINMPTSNSRRKEDVTLGPMLPATRNLLREFHQPFNHKLASVLDNKAFLWSNA from the exons ATGAAACTACTGGTGAAGATTATTGCATCCAAATTGGATTACACACCCAGAAAGGTGCCTGATGAAAAGGAAATCTTCGAAACGGACTCCCAT TTGTTCTCTGTATTTCCTCGTCAATTCCTACCAGGCATCAAGAGCCCTTGCTGGTATAAGGAGTACAACGCATCCAGCAGTAAGCCGTACAGGAGGAACCTCTACAGGCTGCATTCCCGGAAATTCAGAGCAGTCTGTGACCATCTGAGGATGAACTTTAGCCAGCGCTTACACTATCAAAATGGCAAGATGTTTCGTCTACGCTGCTTGCCCTTCTTCTACATCATCGGCCAACCAAAGTGTGGAACGACTGATTTGTACCACAGGCTGCTTCTGCATCCAGAGGTCAAGTTTAACACGTTGAAAGAGCCACACTGGTGGACCAGGAAACGCTTCG GTCCTCTGCTTGTAGAAAGTCAGAAAAGGGTTCCGTTGGAAGATTACCTGGATTTATTTGACTTGGCAGCCCACAACATCCAAGAAGTAATCAGAGGACATTCATCTGGAGACCAGCGTGCACTCCAGTTCATAACAG GTGAAGCGAGTGCATCCACTATGTGGGACAACAGAGTATTGCACAACCTGCGTAAAGACAAGGATGAGTCAGAACCCCCATTCCTGGCCCAGGACTTCATCCACACAGTCCAGCCAAATGCCAAAATCATCATCATACTAAGAGATCCAGTAGAGAG GCTTTATTCTGATTACTTGTACTTTCAAAGGGGCAACAAGTCAACAGAGGACTTCCATCAGAGGGTTGTGGAGTCTGTACAGTGGTTTCAGTCCTGCTTGTTGGAGAACTCACTTCGTACATGTGTCTATAACGCCAGTCTTGTTGAACCTATGCCG TTGAGGTTTGTTTTGGGAATGTATGTGGCCTACCTACTGGACTGGCTGACAGTTTTCCACAAGGAGCAGATTCTAGTTATTCGACTAGAGGACTACGCAGCCAACCTTAATGGGACATTGAAGAAAGTTTTTGATTTTCTGGATTTGG ATCCTCTCTCAGAGCAACAAATGGCAACACTGATCAATATGCCCACGTCTAACAGCAGGCGGAAGGAGGACGTCACCCTGGGTCCAATGCTTCCAGCCACCAGAAACCTCCTCAGGGAATTTCACCAGCCCTTTAACCATAAACTGGCTAGTGTGTTGGACAACAAGGCCTTCCTCTGGAGTAACGCATGA
- the nkx1.2la gene encoding NK1 transcription factor related 2-like,a, with the protein MRDPKDCGVTMTSSHKISFSIIDILDPKKFNSRRVNELSIIAEKFPVPNTEGSSLESDRTADGDLRIEHAEPGRENRKFSIYHAVEADRLLISPTVENEPRPIREQEKGESAVVLRGSSPHKRRRADHACAKPRRARTAFTYEQLVALENKFRTTRYLSVCERLNLALSLSLTETQVKIWFQNRRTKWKKQNAGADSALQPVSNSLVSVSPNPTTCGSSPVNFHQTFPNFSSGNVIFHTAGGVPLPSTGGLLHPFMHSSFVQPTYFNPHL; encoded by the exons ATGCGGGATCCGAAGGACTGTGGAGTGACAATGACGTCCAGTcataaaatttcattttctatAATTGACATATTGGATCCGAAGAAATTCAACAGCAGAAGGGTGAACGAACTTTCCATCATCGCGGAGAAGTTTCCTGTGCCAAATACAGAAGGAAGCAGCCTGGAGTCTGACAGAACCGCAGATGGAGACTTGAGAATTGAACACGCGGAACCAGGtagagaaaatagaaaat TCTCCATATATCATGCAGTTGAAGCTGATCGCCTCCTGATATCCCCGACGGTAGAGAACGAGCCCCGTCCCATCAGAGAGCAGGAGAAAGGAGAGTCGGCCGTCGTCCTGCGGGGATCCTCGCCCCACAAGCGGCGGCGCGCGGACCACGCGTGTGCCAAACCCCGGCGCGCCAGAACAGCGTTCACGTACGAACAACTGGTGGCTCTGGAAAATAAGTTCCGGACAACTCGCTACCTGTCTGTATGTGAGAGACTAAACCTGGCCCTGTCCTTGAGTCTAACCGAAACCCAGGTGAAAATCTGGTTCCAGAACAGGAGGACCAAATGGAAAAAGCAGAACGCCGGGGCGGACAGCGCCTTGCAGCCCGTCTCCAACTCTCTGGTCAGCGTCAGTCCGAATCCGACAACGTGTGGGTCGAGTCCCGTCAACTTCCATCAAACTTTTCCCAATTTCAGCTCTGGGAATGTGATCTTCCACACGGCCGGTGGCGTTCCTCTTCCATCCACTGGAGGGCTCCTGCATCCCTTCATGCACAGCAGTTTTGTCCAACCTACTTATTTTAATCCACATCTCTGA